The DNA sequence AGCAACGATTCCTTCTTTTTGGAGCCACTTACAAAATTAAAACAAGAAGCTATGAATATAAGTTTAATAATTTATCTATGGATAAATTATTAGTATCACTTAAATTAACAAAATATTGAAGTTGCCACATTTGGCTCTTCTTTGCTTGATCACTAACAGGATTATCCCAAATAGGATAAATTCTCATAGCCATCTTTCCTTTTTGACTTTGAGTTTTCAATATTTTTTCTTTTAGAAGAATCTCTTTTGGGAAAATAAATTGTCCTAGTTTATTTTCATCAATACAAGTGATAACTAATAAGTCAGGAGCAGGGTCGTAAGAGAAGGATTGATTTTGCATGTTTTCATTTTTCTCCCAAAAAGAAACAAATTGTCCAATTTTATTAGGAGTAATTTTTGATACCCTAAAACGTATGGTTTTGTTATTTAACTGGAATATTCCTCCTGCATATTCTGAATTTTGTTTTTCTTCTTTTAGATTAGTGATCATTAAGTTATTAGGTTTATAAACTATTTTATCTA is a window from the Bacillus sp. DX3.1 genome containing:
- a CDS encoding MepB family protein, whose translation is MNNFNNIIKNLDKIVYKPNNLMITNLKEEKQNSEYAGGIFQLNNKTIRFRVSKITPNKIGQFVSFWEKNENMQNQSFSYDPAPDLLVITCIDENKLGQFIFPKEILLKEKILKTQSQKGKMAMRIYPIWDNPVSDQAKKSQMWQLQYFVNLSDTNNLSIDKLLNLYS